The window ATCGGTGCCGCAAGCGTCTTATGCGCGAAAGCTGAGCTGACCGAAGGCGGCTGACTTGTGCCGCTTGCGCCGCTGGGCGGCTCAGCGGTCGTGTTCGCGGCGGCCGGTTGGCGCCGGATCTTGCGATAGTTCGTCGCCTTCATCGAGCAGGATGCGCTCGGCAGCGCCGTCGAGATCGTCATATTGGCCGTTCCGCATCGACCAGTAGAAGGCGGCAAGGCCGAGCAGACCGAGAAACAGCGCTGCCGGTATGAGGATCGTAAGCCCGGTCACCGCGCGGCGTCCCGAAGACGCAGCGAATTGCCGACGACGATGATGGACGAGAGTGACATGGCAAGAGCGGCGACCAGCGGCGTCACCATGCCGGCAACGGCCAGCGGCACGGCCAGCACATTATAGCCGATCGCCATGGCGAAGTTCTGCTTCACGACGCGCATCGTGCGCCTTGCGGCAGCGACGGATGCCGGCACCGCCGAGAGAGAGTCGCCCAGAAACACGAGGTCGGCGGCGCTTTGCCCGACATCGCTTGCCGAAGACGGCGCCATGGAAACGTGCGCGGCATTGAGCGCCGGGCCGTCGTTGAGGCCGTCGCCGACCATCAGGACCCGGTGACCTTGCGCGCTGAGGCGTGCGATCACCTCAAGCTTTCCTTGCGGATCGAGATCGCCCTGCCCGCGCATGCCAAGCTTGACAGCGAGCCGCGCGACACGGCGCTCGCGGTCGCCGGAAACGATGGTAGGCTGCATATGCAGCGCATCGAGGCGGGCGATCGCGGCGTCGGCATCGGGGCGCAGGGCATCTTCGAAGCGCAGCAGGCGGGCCGGCCCACCTCCCAGCCTGAACCCGGTGGTGAGCGCGTGGTGTCCGGGAGCCTCGCCGCCTTCAGGTCCGGCATCGTCGATGCGGCCGAGGAAGGCACGCTGCCCCTTCCAAATCGCGGCGACGCCAAGACCCGGGGCTTCCTCGACATCGCTGATGTCGGCAGCCTCGATACCCTCCAGTGCTGTCGCCAATGCCCTGGCGAGCGGATGGCGGCTTCTCTGCGCAAGCGCCAAGGCAACCGGCCTTTCGTCCGGTGACAAATTCCCGTCATCGATCAGTCTCGGCCGGCCGAGCGTCAATGTTCCGGTCTTATCGAAAAGCGCGACATTCGCTTCAGCAAGACGCTCCAGGCCAGCGCCGTCGCGGATCAGCACGCCGCGGCGCATGAGCGAACCGGCCGCGACGACCTGGGCGACCGGGACGGCGAGGCCAAGCGCGCACGGACAGGTTATGATGAGCACGGCCACCGCAATCAGCACCGCCTGGTGCAATCCGGCGCCGGCGATCAGCCATCCGACCAGCGAGAGCGCGGCAAGGACGTGCACGGCGGGAGCATAATAGCGCGCAGCCCGGTCGGCGAGCCGCACGTACCGCGACTTCGCTCCACTCGCGGCTTCCATGAGGCGGGCGATGCCGGCGATCGCCGTCCCCTCGCCCGCGGCGCTGACTTTTACCGTCAGCGGCGCGGCGAGATTGATCGTGCCGGCAAGGACGGCGTCGCCGATGCCGACATTCTCCGGCGCGCTTTCGCCCGTGACCAGTTGCCGGTCGATGCTCGACGCCCCGCTGACGATCACGCCGTCCGCTGCGAAGGTTTCACCCGCCGCCACGAGCAGAGTCATGCCCGGGGCGATCTCTTCGGCGTTGCGCCATTCGGCAACGCCGTCCTTGCCGACGACCAGGCCCCGCGGCGCGCGCTGGCGCTGCAGCGCGGCGACGCCGTCTTCGGCGCGTACCCGCATCACGCTGTCGAGGAAGCGACCGGCAAGCAGGAAGAACAGCAGCATCACCGCGCCGTCGAAATAGGCGTGCGGACCGCTATTGATCGTCTCGTACAAGCTGGCGGCGCAGGCCATGGTCACGCCGATGCTGATCGGCACGTCCATGTTGGTGCGGCCGTGACGAAGAGCGCCCCAGGCGCTGCGGAAGAAGGGTCGGCCTGCATAGGCCACGGTAGGAAGCGCGATCAGCGCCGAGAGCCAGTGAAACAGGTCGCGCGTCGCGCCCTGCGCCCCGGACCAGACGCTGACGGACAGCAACATGATATTCATTGCCGCAAAGCCGGCGACGCCGAGCGCGATGCCGAGTTCACGGCTTTCCGGCGCGCTGCGCGTCTCCTCCTCGCCGAGGAGGCGCTCCGCCGGAAAACCGATCCTGCCGATGATTTCCCTCAGGTGATCATCGCCAAGCTTGTCCGTATGGGCGAT of the Sphingobium sp. WTD-1 genome contains:
- a CDS encoding heavy metal translocating P-type ATPase; this translates as MSAVTSTFSVPGLHCAGCIAKLEGGLARTDGVISARVNFTKRRVAIAHTDKLGDDHLREIIGRIGFPAERLLGEEETRSAPESRELGIALGVAGFAAMNIMLLSVSVWSGAQGATRDLFHWLSALIALPTVAYAGRPFFRSAWGALRHGRTNMDVPISIGVTMACAASLYETINSGPHAYFDGAVMLLFFLLAGRFLDSVMRVRAEDGVAALQRQRAPRGLVVGKDGVAEWRNAEEIAPGMTLLVAAGETFAADGVIVSGASSIDRQLVTGESAPENVGIGDAVLAGTINLAAPLTVKVSAAGEGTAIAGIARLMEAASGAKSRYVRLADRAARYYAPAVHVLAALSLVGWLIAGAGLHQAVLIAVAVLIITCPCALGLAVPVAQVVAAGSLMRRGVLIRDGAGLERLAEANVALFDKTGTLTLGRPRLIDDGNLSPDERPVALALAQRSRHPLARALATALEGIEAADISDVEEAPGLGVAAIWKGQRAFLGRIDDAGPEGGEAPGHHALTTGFRLGGGPARLLRFEDALRPDADAAIARLDALHMQPTIVSGDRERRVARLAVKLGMRGQGDLDPQGKLEVIARLSAQGHRVLMVGDGLNDGPALNAAHVSMAPSSASDVGQSAADLVFLGDSLSAVPASVAAARRTMRVVKQNFAMAIGYNVLAVPLAVAGMVTPLVAALAMSLSSIIVVGNSLRLRDAAR
- the ccoS gene encoding cbb3-type cytochrome oxidase assembly protein CcoS codes for the protein MTGLTILIPAALFLGLLGLAAFYWSMRNGQYDDLDGAAERILLDEGDELSQDPAPTGRREHDR